The window GCTGGGCCACTACGGCCCGCAGGACATGGTCGTCTGCATCGGCCTGCGTCGGCGGGTGCCTCAGCTGGCTTCCGCCATGGAAGCGCTGGCGGGCATGGGCGTGCCGATGCTCTACATCTCCGACGTCATGGTCGGCAAGCCTGGCAAGTTCGCCAAGTGGATCATCCGCTGCCACACGCAGGGGCTCATGATGTTCGACAGCAATGCGGCCGTCTCGGCGATCACCAACCTGCTGTATTCCATGGTGGCCAAGGAAATCGCCGACAGCCGCAGCAGCCATCTCGAGAAGGTGGAGCTGATGCACGAAGTGCTGGGTGAGCTTGAATAGCCCCGAGGGCCGCAGGAAGCACCGCGAATGCCGGCGCGCTACGCCCGACGCTCCGGGCGTATGCCGTCCTCGTGTCCGGGTGTTCTTTCGGGCAGGGTCATCCTGACCCGAAGGCCGCCGCTGTCGGCGAGCGAGGCCTCGATCGTGCCGCCGTGGGCCTGCAGTGCACTTCTGGCGATCGTCAGGCCGAGGCCGGAACCGCGGCCCGTGTCCCGCGGGTCGATCCGCACGAACGGCTCGAAGATGGCTTCGAGCATGTGCGGCGGCACGCCCGGCCCGTGGTCGCTGACGACGACTTCGAGCTGTTCGCCATGGCCGACCAGGCGCGCATGCACCTCCACGGTGCTCGCCTCGGCCGTGTGTTTCACGGCGTTGCGGATCACGTTTTCGAAAGCGCGATAGACCAGATCGCCATCGACATGGGCCACGAAGCGCTCCGGCGTCTCGATGCGCACGGAACGGTTCTTCGCGCGCGCCTCGAAGTCCGCGTCGGCGGCGATGTCGTGCAGGATCTCGACCATGTCGACCGCGCTGCGCGCCATCGGCGCCGGGGCCGTGAGCCGGTGCAACGTGAGCATTTCGTCGATCAGCGCATCCAGCCGGCCGGTTTCCCGCTCGGCACGGTCGACCATCACGTCCGCCGACGACGAGCCCTGCTTGAACAGCCCGATCGCCGCCTGGATGCGCGACAGCGGCGAGCGCAGCTCGTGGGAGATGTCGTGCAGCAACCGGTCGCGCGCGGCCACCATGGCCTGCAATTGCGCCGCCATGCCGTCGATGTCGTGGGCGAGGTCGGCGATCTCGTCGCGGCGCCCGTTCATCAGCGGCTCGACCCGCGTGTCCAGCTGGCCTTCGGCCATGCGCTGCAGCCCCCAGCGCAGGTGCTCGAGCGGCCGGGAGAGATACCACGCCAGGAAGCCGCCGAAGAACAGGCTGGCGATCACGGCGATCACGATCGGCACGACGGGCAGCCCGCCCAACCGGAACACAGCGTCGCCGGGCGGGGGCGTGATTCCCATGAGCCACAGGTACAGGGCCGTGAACCCGATGCTCGAGACCATGCAGCTCGACAGCACGAGCAGCAGCTTGCGGAACAGGCGCGTGGGGCGGGCCACGGGGGCCTCAGTCCTTGAGCAATTGATAGCCCAGGCCGCGCACGCTCTGGATCCAGGAGCGGCCGTCGTCGCGCATGCCGAGTTTCTGGCGGATGCTGCTGATGTGCACATCGATGCGGCGGTCGAAGCGCGTGAGCGGCCGGCCGAAGGCCGCCTGGGAGATGTCCTGTTTGCTGGTCAGCTGTCCCGCATGGCGGACCAGCACCTCAAGCAGGCTGAATTCGGTGCCCGTCAACTCCAGCGGTGTGCCGTGCCAGAGTGCCTGGCGCGTGCCCGGATAGAGCGTGAGTGCGCCAACGTTCAATGCCTGCGCCGCTTTCGCGCCCTCGGGCTGGCTGCGGCTCTCGGTGCGCCGCAGGATGGCGTGGATGCGCGCCACCAGTTCGCCGGGCGTGCATGGTTTGGGAACGTAGTCGTCGGCCCCCATGTTCAGGCCGACGATCTTGTCGACGTTGTCGCCGCGCGCCGTGAGCATGAGCACCGGCACGTTGCTCGTGGTGCGGATGCGGCGAAGCGCCTCCATGCCGGACAGGCGCGGCATCATGATGTCCAGCACGACCAGCGCGTAGCCGCCGCGCAGCGCCTCGTGCACGCCCGCCTCGCCGTCGTTCGCCACGGCCACCTCGAAGCCTTCGCGGGAGATGTAGAGCGACAGCATCGATGTGAGGTCGACGTCATCGTCGACAAGCAGGACCTTGTGCATCGGCGCAAGTATGGCGCCGATCCGGCCGCTTGTTGCCGGCGGACCGCCGACTTTTACCCAGCTTAACGCTGGCTGACCGCAGCCAACACCGGACGCTTCTACCCTCGCTGGAGGAAAAAAGATCTGATGACCTCAACGCTACGCTCCCTGTTTGTCCCCCCTCTCGCCGTCTGCCTGGCCTGGGGCCTGACGGCCTGCGCCACCGGCCGCCTCGAAGAGACGCCGCAACCGCAGGCCCCGCCGTCCTGGCAGGCCGAGCTGCCGCACGGCGGACAGGTCGGCGACCTGCAGCAATGGTGGCGGCAGTTCGACGATGCGCGGGTCGCCCGCCTGGTCGAGATGGCCGAACGCGACAGCCCTTCGCTGGCGCAGGCCTGGGCCAACATCGAGAAGGCGCGTGCAACCCTGCGCAGCACGCGGGCGCAGGCGCTGCCCAGCCTGAGCGGCAGTGCGTCAGCATCGCGCAGCAATCAGTTGCAGTCGGGGTTCTCCACGACGACGGGCACGTCGCGCAGCGCCGGCTTCGACGCGTCGTGGGAAGTCGACCTGTTCGGCAAGGTGCGCCGCAACGCCGAGGCCTCCGAGGCGCGCATCGAGGCACGCACCGCCGACTGGCACGATGCACGCGTGTCGCTCGCGGCGGAAGTCGCCGACACCTATGTGCAGTACCGCGCCTGCATCCTGCTGGCAGACGCCTACCGGCGCGAGGCCGCCTCGACGGCCGCGACCGAGAAGGCCACGACGAACGCCGTGCAGGCAGGCTACACCGCCCCATCGGACGGCGCGCTGGCCCGCGCGAGCCTGGCCAGCGCGCAGTCGAGCCTGCTGCAGCAGACCACGCAGTGCGGCCTGCTCGTCAAGTCGCTGGTCTACCTCACCGGTGCCGACGAACCCGCGCTGCGCCGGTTGATCGACGACGGCGAGAACCGCGTGCCTCGGCCGGCCGCACTGGAGGTGCAGGCGGTGCCGGCCCAGGTGCTGCGCCAGCGCCCCGATCTGGCCTCGCTCGAGCGCGAAGCGGCGGCCACCGGGGCCGAGATCGGCGCGGCCCAGGCGGACCTCTATCCGAGCCTGTCGCTCAGCGGATCGGTCAGCATGTCGGCGAGCAGCCTGTCCTCGCCGGCCACGCTCTGGTCGTTCGGGCCTTCGCTGTCGATCCCGCTGTTCGACGGCGGGCAGCGCCGTGCGGCGGTCGACTCCGCCCGGGCCAGCTACCAGTCGGCAATGGCCAGCTACCGCCAGGGTGTGCGCACGGTCGTACGTGACGTCGAGGAAGCCTTGCTGAACCTCGATGGCGCCCGGCACCGCGCGGAGCAGGCGGAAACGGCTGCGCGCGAGTACCGAAACTATTTCCTGTCGAGCGAGAACAGCTGGCGCGCGGGCCGCACCAGCCTGCTCGCCCTGGAGGAAGCCCGTCGCTCGGCGCTGTCGGCCGAAATCACCGAAATCACCCTGCAGCAGAACCGCGTCCAGTACTGGATCGCGCTCTACAAGGCCGTCGGCGGCGGATGGCAGGCCGGCACGCCGGCCGTGGCACCCGAAAACGCGGCCGATGAACAGACGAAGAAGCCATGAACATCCCATCGAAACCCAAGTCCCGCCGCGGCCTCGTCATCGCCGTGATCCTGCTGCTGGTGGCCGCCGCCGCAGCCTTCTTGCTGCGACCGCCCGCCAAGGAGCAGGCGGCCAGCACACCGGCGAGCGCGATGACCGTCGAGGTCATCGCACCCGAGCGCCGCGACTGGTCGCAAACCCTGCAAGGCAGCGGGCCGGTCACGGCATGGCAGGAACTCATCGTCAGCCCCGAGACCGGCGGTCTGCGCGTCGCGGAGTTGCTGGTGGACGTCGGTGACGTGGTCAAGCGCGGGCAGGTGCTCGCGCGCCTGGCCGACGACAGCCTGCGGGTGGACATGCGCAAGCAGGAAGCGACGGTCGCCCAGTCCCGCAGCAGCCTCGATCAGGCCAGCGCTTACGTACGACGGGCCAACGCGGTCGGCACGAGCGGCTCGCTGTCCGACCAGCAGATCGAGGAATACCGCATTTCGGAGGCAACGGCGCGTGCGACCCTTCAATCGTCTCAGGCCGACCTCGACAGCGTGAAGCTCAAGCTGGCGCAGACGCGCGTTCTGGCGCCCGACGATGGCGTGGTGTCCTCTAAAACCGGTATCGCCGGCAACGTGGTGAGCGCGGGCACCGAACTCTTCCGCCTGGTGCGCCAGGGCAAGCTCGAATGGCGCCCCGAGTTCGATGCACGCGAGCTCGCTTCGGTGAAAACCGGCCAGAAGGCGGAACTGACGCTGCCGAGCGGCGAGCGCGTCAACGGCACCGTGCGCATCCCGGCGCCGACCTTGTCGACGAGCACCGGGCGCGCCACGGTGTATGTCAGCCTGAGCGGCAACAGCACCGCGCGCGCCGGCATGTTCGCCAGCGGCCTGATCCGCCTGGGCACCACGTCGGCGCTCACGCTGCCGCAGACGGCGATCGTGATGCGCGATGGGCGCGCCTATGTCTACCTCGTGGATGCCAACAACAAGGTCTCTTCGCAGGTCGTGACGACGGGTCGTCGCCAGGACGATCGCGTCGAGTTGCTGTCGAAGCTGGCCAGCGATGCGCGGGTCGTGGCGAGCGGCGGTGCATTCCTGTCCGAAGGCGTGCTGGTGACGGTGAAGCCAGCGGAGACCGCGCGATGAATGTTTCCTCCTGGTCGATCCGCAATCCGGTTCCGGCGGTCCTCACCTTCATCCTGCTGACGGTCCTCGGGATCCTCGGCTTCCGCACGCTGCAGATCCAGGACTTCCCCGACACCGACCTCCCGACCATCCAGGTTTCGGCCACGCTCGAAGGTGCCGCGCCGGCCCAGTTGGAGACGGAGGTGGCGCGCAAGATCGAGGACAAGCTCGCCTCTTTGAGCCGGCTGGACCACATCACCACCACCATCACCGACGGCCTGGTGAGCATCAGTGTCAGCTTCGAGATCGACAAGAACTCGGAAGTGGCGCTCAACGAAGTCCGCAATGCGGTCGACAGCGCCAAGTCCGACCTACCGGCCAGCGTCACATCGCCGACGGTGTCCAAGCTGACCACGGCCAGCAGCGCGCTGCTGACCTACACCATCGACTCGACGGCGATGGACGAGAAGGACCTGTCCTGGTTCGTCGACAACCAGGTCACGAAGAACCTGCTGACCGTCAAGGGCGTCGGCTCGGTGTCGCGCGTGGGCGGCATCGACCGCGAAGTCCACATCGACCTGGATTCGGTGCTGATGGCCGGCCTCGGCGTCACGCCTTCGGACGTATCGACGCAACTCAAGGCCACGCAGAAGGAAGCATCGGGCGGCGAAACCGACGTGGGTGGCCAGAAGCAGTCGAGCCGTACGCTGGCCACCGTCGGATCGGCCGCCGAGGTCGCGGCCATCACGCTGTCGCTGGGCGATGGCCGCTACGTGCGGCTGGACCAGATCGCGCGCATCACCGATACGAACGCCGCGCGCACGACCATGGCATTCCGGGACGGCAAGAAGGTGATCGGTTTCGAGATCAAGCGCTCCCAGGGGTTCTCGGACGTCGGCGTCGCGAACGACATCCGCGCGTCGCTGGAGAAGTTTTCCGCGGCGCATCCCGAGGTCAACATCGTCGAGGCCAGCAACACCGTCACGCCGATCCAGGAGAACTACGAAGGCTCCATGGAACTCCTGCTCGAAGGCGCCGTGCTCGCGGTGCTCGTGGTCGGATGGTTCCTGCGCGACCTGCGCGCCACCTTCATCGCCGCGGCCGCGCTGCCGCTGTCCATCGCGCCGGCCTTCGCCTTCATGGCGCTGGCGGGCTATTCGCTCAACACCATCACGCTGCTCTCGCTTTCATTGGTCATCGGCGTGCTGGTGGACGACGCGATCGTCGAGATCGAGAACATCGAGCGCCACCTGCTGATGGGCAAGACACCGTACCAGGCGGCGATGGAGGCCGCCGACGAGATCGGGCTGGCAGTGATCGCTACGACCTTCACGTTGGTGGCGGTCTTCCTGCCGACGGCGTTCATGGGCGGCATTCCCGGCAAGTTTTTCCGCCAGTTCGGCGTGACCGCCTCGATCGCCGTGCTCGCATCCTTGCTGGTCGCGCGACTGCTCACGCCGATGATGGCGGCCTACCTGCTCAAGCCCAAGGCGGCGCACCTGCACAACGCATCGACGGATGGGCCGGTGATGACGCGCTACCTGGGCTGGGCGCGTGGTGTGCTCCAGCACCGCAAATCCACCGTCTTGGCCGCGCTGGTGTTCCTGGTGCTGTCGGTTGCGCTGGCGCTGACGATTCCAACCGCCTTCATGCCGGCACAGGACAAGGCCCAGGCCACGGTGACGCTCAAGCTCGGGCCCGACGCCACGCTGGCGCAGACCACCGCCGTCAGCCAGCAGGCGCAGCAGTTGCTGAGCCAGATACCCGAGGTGAGGTCCGTCTTCATTGCCGCCGGCACGGCCAGCACCGGCAGCGGCATGAGTTCGAGCGCGACGACGGATGTCACCAGCGCCACGCTCACGGTGGACCTGGTGGACCGCAGCGACCGCAAGCCCAAGCAGGCGCAGGTCGAGTCTGAAATCCGGGATCGATTGAAGACCCTTCCCGGCATCCGTGTGACCGTTGTTGGCGGCAGCACCGGTTCGACGCTGGAGATCACGCTGGCCGGCGACGACGCCGACACACTGAACAAGGCGGCGAACCAGGCCGAGCAACAGCTGCGTTCGCTGAACAATGTCGGCACGGTGACCTCGAGCGCAGCCCTGCAGCGCCCCGAGGTCCAGGTGCGCCCGGATTATGCGCGTGCCGCGGCCCTGGGCGTCACGTCCGAGGCGCTCGCGGACGCCGTCCGGCTCGCGACCTACGGCGACTACTCGACCGCGCTGCCCAAGCTCAATCTGCCCGAACGCCAGATCGCGATTCGTGTGCGCATGGATGCCTCCGTGCGCCAGGACATGGATGCGATCGCCGGGTTGCGCGTCAAGGGCACCAACGGCGCCGTCAGCCTCGGCTCGGTGGCCGACGTGGCCATGGGCAGCGGCCCGTCGCAGATCGACCGACTGGACCGTTCGCGCAACGTGACA of the Rhodoferax koreense genome contains:
- a CDS encoding HAMP domain-containing sensor histidine kinase; this translates as MARPTRLFRKLLLVLSSCMVSSIGFTALYLWLMGITPPPGDAVFRLGGLPVVPIVIAVIASLFFGGFLAWYLSRPLEHLRWGLQRMAEGQLDTRVEPLMNGRRDEIADLAHDIDGMAAQLQAMVAARDRLLHDISHELRSPLSRIQAAIGLFKQGSSSADVMVDRAERETGRLDALIDEMLTLHRLTAPAPMARSAVDMVEILHDIAADADFEARAKNRSVRIETPERFVAHVDGDLVYRAFENVIRNAVKHTAEASTVEVHARLVGHGEQLEVVVSDHGPGVPPHMLEAIFEPFVRIDPRDTGRGSGLGLTIARSALQAHGGTIEASLADSGGLRVRMTLPERTPGHEDGIRPERRA
- a CDS encoding response regulator transcription factor; the encoded protein is MHKVLLVDDDVDLTSMLSLYISREGFEVAVANDGEAGVHEALRGGYALVVLDIMMPRLSGMEALRRIRTTSNVPVLMLTARGDNVDKIVGLNMGADDYVPKPCTPGELVARIHAILRRTESRSQPEGAKAAQALNVGALTLYPGTRQALWHGTPLELTGTEFSLLEVLVRHAGQLTSKQDISQAAFGRPLTRFDRRIDVHISSIRQKLGMRDDGRSWIQSVRGLGYQLLKD
- a CDS encoding efflux transporter outer membrane subunit yields the protein MTSTLRSLFVPPLAVCLAWGLTACATGRLEETPQPQAPPSWQAELPHGGQVGDLQQWWRQFDDARVARLVEMAERDSPSLAQAWANIEKARATLRSTRAQALPSLSGSASASRSNQLQSGFSTTTGTSRSAGFDASWEVDLFGKVRRNAEASEARIEARTADWHDARVSLAAEVADTYVQYRACILLADAYRREAASTAATEKATTNAVQAGYTAPSDGALARASLASAQSSLLQQTTQCGLLVKSLVYLTGADEPALRRLIDDGENRVPRPAALEVQAVPAQVLRQRPDLASLEREAAATGAEIGAAQADLYPSLSLSGSVSMSASSLSSPATLWSFGPSLSIPLFDGGQRRAAVDSARASYQSAMASYRQGVRTVVRDVEEALLNLDGARHRAEQAETAAREYRNYFLSSENSWRAGRTSLLALEEARRSALSAEITEITLQQNRVQYWIALYKAVGGGWQAGTPAVAPENAADEQTKKP
- a CDS encoding efflux RND transporter periplasmic adaptor subunit gives rise to the protein MNIPSKPKSRRGLVIAVILLLVAAAAAFLLRPPAKEQAASTPASAMTVEVIAPERRDWSQTLQGSGPVTAWQELIVSPETGGLRVAELLVDVGDVVKRGQVLARLADDSLRVDMRKQEATVAQSRSSLDQASAYVRRANAVGTSGSLSDQQIEEYRISEATARATLQSSQADLDSVKLKLAQTRVLAPDDGVVSSKTGIAGNVVSAGTELFRLVRQGKLEWRPEFDARELASVKTGQKAELTLPSGERVNGTVRIPAPTLSTSTGRATVYVSLSGNSTARAGMFASGLIRLGTTSALTLPQTAIVMRDGRAYVYLVDANNKVSSQVVTTGRRQDDRVELLSKLASDARVVASGGAFLSEGVLVTVKPAETAR
- a CDS encoding efflux RND transporter permease subunit — encoded protein: MNVSSWSIRNPVPAVLTFILLTVLGILGFRTLQIQDFPDTDLPTIQVSATLEGAAPAQLETEVARKIEDKLASLSRLDHITTTITDGLVSISVSFEIDKNSEVALNEVRNAVDSAKSDLPASVTSPTVSKLTTASSALLTYTIDSTAMDEKDLSWFVDNQVTKNLLTVKGVGSVSRVGGIDREVHIDLDSVLMAGLGVTPSDVSTQLKATQKEASGGETDVGGQKQSSRTLATVGSAAEVAAITLSLGDGRYVRLDQIARITDTNAARTTMAFRDGKKVIGFEIKRSQGFSDVGVANDIRASLEKFSAAHPEVNIVEASNTVTPIQENYEGSMELLLEGAVLAVLVVGWFLRDLRATFIAAAALPLSIAPAFAFMALAGYSLNTITLLSLSLVIGVLVDDAIVEIENIERHLLMGKTPYQAAMEAADEIGLAVIATTFTLVAVFLPTAFMGGIPGKFFRQFGVTASIAVLASLLVARLLTPMMAAYLLKPKAAHLHNASTDGPVMTRYLGWARGVLQHRKSTVLAALVFLVLSVALALTIPTAFMPAQDKAQATVTLKLGPDATLAQTTAVSQQAQQLLSQIPEVRSVFIAAGTASTGSGMSSSATTDVTSATLTVDLVDRSDRKPKQAQVESEIRDRLKTLPGIRVTVVGGSTGSTLEITLAGDDADTLNKAANQAEQQLRSLNNVGTVTSSAALQRPEVQVRPDYARAAALGVTSEALADAVRLATYGDYSTALPKLNLPERQIAIRVRMDASVRQDMDAIAGLRVKGTNGAVSLGSVADVAMGSGPSQIDRLDRSRNVTLRVELNGRALGEVQKEAMALPAFKSLPAGVRIVEQGELQRMSELFTSFGTAMAIGVFCIYAVLVLLFHDFLQPATILCALPLAFGGAFGALWLTNQAFSMPVVIGVLMLMGIVTKNSILLVEYAIVARRDREITRLDAVIDACHKRARPIVMTTIAMAAGMMPNALGLGAEPSFRQPMAIVVIGGLLTSTVLSLLVVPVVFTYVDDLLQKLRRLL